The genomic DNA AGAGGCTCCAATGTAGAAGTCAAACGCGTGCTTGACGTTGGAACGGGAACCGGCATTTGGGCCATGGAGTTTGGCGATGATCATCCCGAAGCCGAGGTATATCGGGAGATTCTTCTTTTTCATTACACGTTGACCAGAATTGGACGCTGACGTTAGGTTATTTGTCCGTCATTCAAGGTTCTGGGAATTGATCTCTCAGCAATCCAGCCGATGTTGTAAGACTGCTGGCCACTAAGACTCATGGCATGAGTCTGAGACGATAGCTGATGAACATTTCCTTGCAGCACCCCTCCAAACGTCAAATTCGAGAtcgatgatgtcgacgaACCATGGACGTATTCTCAGCCCTTCGATTACATTCACACCCGGATGATGACCTCTAGCATTGGCAACTGGAAGGAATACATCCAAAAATGTTTCGAGTCAGTTTGATGTACCTTGTTTTCCATCCTTTTGACCTTTCTAATTATGGCCAGCAATCTGGAACCCAATGGCTATCTCGAGCTGAACGAAATTGATCTCACACCAGGTTGTGACGATGGAACTCTCAAGGATAGCCACGCACTGGTGAAAATGGCACGCCTTTGGGGCGACGCCGCGGAGCACTTTGGCCGTCCGTTCCAGAACAATAGAGATCTGGTGGATACCATGGCCGATGTTGGGTTTGTCGATATCCATGCTCAGACATTCAAATGGCCCTCGAACCCGTGGCCCAGAGACAAAAAGCACAAAGAGCTGGGCTACTGGAACTACGACAACTCggttgccggcctcgaggccttTATGATGGCTCCTTTTACCAGAGTTCACGGTTGGACCAAAGAGGAAGTTACAGTGTTTGCGATGCAAGTACGAAACGAGATGAAAGACCCAACCATCCACTCTTACTCCAACATGTAAGTTCTTGTGGTCATGTTGGCTTTCGTTGACCCTTCTAATGCACTTGTCGCAGTTGGTCGATATATGGCAGAAAGCCTGAGAGACAAGATAGTACCTCGGGAAATTGAAGTTGTGTTACAAGGCTAGGGGAGTCTCGAAAGGAGATGCTGCAGCTAAGCGGCTTGTGTAAAGGGATGCTCTGTCTACTTGCACTTGAGTGGAGTTCAAATTTGTTAACCTCTTCTTTCATTTGTTCTTAAGGCGAAATAGTTCGTGCCACTGCAGAATAACATCGCATTCGGTATTGCAATGGCGCAATTGTTTATGATGACCATTCGTGATTACCATCCACAACATTGAAGCTGACGACATAGGTGCTGGTGGCTACTGGGTAAACCTCTTGGTCGTCGTGTTGTGATTTGGTTGCAACGATTTGAGCACACTTCCAGGCATCTCAAACCATAGATGTGGGTTCTCCTATAAGCAAGATGCAGGTGTCTAACCAGTATGTTCATCTCTTGAATGTGGTGGGAACCAATTGAGCTAGGTACACGTGTATTCTAAGGAGAGAACAACATCTTGGAGACAACAACGTAACAACCAATTACATCCTCCAATAGAGAATCCGTTTCATTGCAGAACATAGCCAAAAGTCATCGCTTCCAACGCCAATGCCATCTGAACCCAACGGCACAACTCTCTTGGGCCAGACGTTGATATGATACAACCTATTCAAGTAAGACTAGTAACATTGATCGCTTTTGATGCTGTGAAGGCCACAACGGCGGGGGTCGAGAATGCTCCATACATTTGCAGGGCCAAATAATTGTGACAAGCCCCCCGGTAGGGAGGCGCACTCCAAGATAAACTTGAGAGGCACAATCTGAGGTAGAAAACCCTTCCGAAATCTGGGTCATGCTGTTTAAGCGAGCCGACGCCTGAGCCAGGGGCAACAGCAAGCATCAGCACATCACAGACCAGCATGATGCACATGGAGCACATGCAGCACATTTCTCAATGCAGAATCGCGCATGGCGGTAGAAAAAGAAAGCAACTGAAGAACCTCTCGGAGCCAACCAAGCAAGTTCCAGGGGGTTGTTTGCCAGTCACTCCGCATATTGACGTGGGGGACGTGTTCGTAAAAGGGACCATTCTCCGAGTCTCGGCTGATGCATCTTGCACCAACATACACATGTATTTTTGGGAAATGCCCCATGAAAACACGTCTTAAAACGGCCTGCTTGCCGCAAACCTGCATAAATTTCTCCAGCCAAGGAGAGGGGTAACAAGCAGGATAAAAGCTGGTGCGTGCCAGCGAAGATGGTCTCGCAAATTCTCCATCCATTGCACCACCACAGCCTTCATCATGTCCGCGGCAAACAACACCGCGAATGCCCCACCGGCGGTTTCGCCGACCGCACCTGGAACCAACCACCCCAGTTTCTCCAATGGTGACGGGGACATTATTGTTGCAGATGATGTGAGTCTGCGTGAGGTCTTCGGGGACGACTTGTTGCGTAAAGACTGACAATTGACAAAgttcaccgacgacgacaacgctTCTACCAATGGCGTAGGTAATAGCTAGCGAGCGCTCATTTGCAACATTGGTCTCACAATCATGGATCACAGTCAAGCCTTGCTTCTTCCAGCACGAGCGTTAGCAGCTCGGTTCTTAGCTACCGGCTCGAAAACGGTCGGACCTATCACAAGTACAAAGATGGCAGTCAGTTCATCAATCGCACTTGGTATAGAGCTATGCGTTGACTTGATGCTAGAATACTTCATGCCCAACGACGAAAGAGAAAACGATAGACTCGGTAAGATGGTTCAAAAACTGCCTGGAAAGCATATGCTGATTGAAGAACGGGGTGTAGACCTCCAACACAACATGTTCATTCGCTCATTCAACGATCGGCTGGGAACTGCCCCTCCTAATGATCCCGGCGCCAAAGTCGGGCGCGTTCTTGATCTCGGTACCGGCTCCGGCATCTGGGCCATCGACTTTGGGGACGACAATCCTGGAGCCGATGTGAGCAACGAACGTATCGAAGCTTACCCGTTGTTCTATGCTGACTACGCCTCAGGTCACTGGAGTAGACTTGTCCGCCTCTCAGCCGGAATTGTAAGGACAATATCTTGATCCTGATACGATATCGTTTGCTGTTTCAAGAACTAACGAGCTTTGAACATTTAGCGTACCTCCAAACGTCCGTTTCGAAATCGACGATGTCGAAGAGCCTTGGACATACTCACTTCCGTTTGACTACATTCACAGTCGAATGATGACTTTCAGCATTGGCAACTGGGATGCGTATCTTCAGCAAGCCTTTGAGTAAGTGGACCATTGTTTTCATGTGGCGATGAGCGCAAACATCTCATTCACTAATGCCCAGTCATCTCAACCCTGGTGGTTACCTTGAGCTCAACGAGACGGACCAAATGCCAGTGTCTGACGACGGCACGCTAAAAGAAGATTCTGCGCTTGTCAAGAGCATCAAAATGCTGGAGGAGGCTGCAATCATCTTCGGTCGTCCCTTTACGGACATTCCAGGCCTCAAGGACAAGATGATCCAGATCGGGTTCGAAGACGTACATATCCAGCGCTTCAAATGGCCTACTAACGGATGGCCGAAAGAGCGTAAGTACAAGGAACTTGGTCTCTGGAATTATGAGAACTTTGCGCCGGGTTGGGAGGCGTTCACGATGGCACCTCTGACCAGAGCCCTCGGTTGGACAAAAGAAGAGGTTCTTATCCACGTCATGGAAGTCCGCAGGGATCTGGCCGACCGAAACATCCATGCGTACTTCTCAATGTAAGTGGAAAACTTGTATTTTTTCGAGATAGAGTCTCTTTCGCTGACACTCTGATCTTCAGTTACTCTATTTGGGGAAGGAAGCCCAAGGAAACCCCCGAGGCAACGGGTGCCACTGAGACACCGGCAACTTGAGGCGTTGGGATAGCCAAAGATTAGACTGGCTTCTGTTTAGTCAGGATCAAGACCGAGAGAACACGGAGAACATACGACGGGGGGAAGGCCGTTTGAATTTTGTTTTATATTACCGTCACAAAAGTACATGACCCGTTGAGTGAGAAACATGAGCACATGCAATTGACATCAACATGGCTCTAGTAGTACCCTTCGAAGGTGTCCTCGTGATCTCTTGCCACCTGTGAAACAGCCTCCTGAATCGTCAGGCTGTCGTCCTTGGGTCCAAGGATGTCAAATGCCAGGCCATACGTCTTCTTGTTCTGGATCGCCGCGTAGATGACCCCCGCGACGTCTTCTCGGGGGATCATGCCGATAGTGCCCACCTTGCCTGCGCGGATCTTGCCCGTGCCCGGCCCTTCACTCAGACCACCCGGTCTCACGATGGTGTAGTCGAGCCGGCGGGTTGCGTTCCCCACCCTCAGCTCCGTGTCGGCCGCTAGTTTCGCCCGCAGGATGGGACCGATGATACCCCACATGCGGTCGCtgagcttctcgtcggcgtcggtgtaCCAGTCCGGCACGGGCCTGTTCTCCCGGTCGCGGATGTCCAGGGCGCTGATGACGACGTAGCGTCGGGCCGGGACGTCGGCCTTAGACAGGGCATCCATGACGCGGATGGCGCCGTCCCGGtccacggcctcggcggacTTGGGGTCCTTGCCGCTGGCGGCCCACACGACGACGTCGGGCCGGGTGCCTTGGATGATCTTGATGAAGTCCGCCTCGGAGCCGGTGGCGATGTCCTGGACGATGGGCTTCGCGCCGATGGCCTGGAGGTCTGGGATCTGGTCCGGGTTGCGGATGACGCTGAAGATGGTGTGCGGGGTTTCGGCGTCTCGGAGGATCTTGGTCAACTCGCGGGCGGTTTTGCCGTTGCCCCCGAAAATGAGGGCGGTTGGCATGTGGAGGATGGAGGCGTCTCCCATGTTTTCTTGACTTGTTCCTTGGCTTGGGTTCTTGTTGAACGGTTTCACGCAGGGTTTACTAGGGTGAATTTGCCCAACTTCAAGCCGAAGCCATGTCCGAGACCGCTGGGCCGTTTGGCTCCTCAATTGACTTCGATGACGGCATAACAATTCCCGGTCCGAGACACACGCTAAATTAAGTTTTTGGCGTGGAACGGAAGAATATCGAAGCCGGGAATAACCCTCGTATGTGTGGACACTGCCCCGTCCCATGCTTCGTCTCCCATGTTACTATGTAACACTGCAAGGGGTCTGGTGCGtctccttttttttatttagGCGATCTTGGCCTTTTGTGTCCATCTGATCTTCGATGACTTGCtttgtcgtcggcggcgtcacgAGCCAGTCTGCACTAAGATCGATCTTCACTCCAGTAGCATTCGTATTGATGATAGTGATGCGCAACGTTCAGGCGGTACAGAGCCAAGACAAGTAACCAGAGTTTCGATGCTTCCATCCTTACAACAAACAGCTCAATGTACTGTTTGGTTACAGGTGACTGGCCATGTTCGACGTACGTCAGGCCCAGTCAGGCTTCTTCAGCAAGGGTGCCCTCACCAGCAAAATAGGAGAAAACACACTCTCAACCCCCGTATttttgtcttgtcttgtcaGCATTGCGAAATGTCAGATTCCCATCTCGAAGGAAACCCCACCCTCCTCATCAAAAGCCTCTCGCATGATAGATCTGTTAGCCCATCCGCTCATGCACATGCAGCCTTTCTCAGACGACCTGATCACCGATTCACCGCGCTCGTATCGACCCCATCCTAGACTCGTGATGGGTAATTCCAGTTGCCTTATTGGGCAGGAGATTCCTCCCCCACGCTGCGCCGGCTCTCGGGCTAGGGAGGCCCGGTCTCGGGAAATGAACCAAACGAGGCCTTACCATGAAGCATATCTGGGCTGCGGCCCATGACGGCAGGGACCCGACCGCCGAAAGACCCGTCCGTCGGTCTCGGTATTCGCTGGGAGGGCATTGGGGAAAACCAAAATAGGTAGTCTGCCGACCGCGGGCATAGGAGAATACGAGATGAGATTGTCTCCGTCCCCGAGGCTGCAGGGTCCAAGGGTCGCCCCGTCCAACGTCGCAGTCTCGAATTGCCAGATTGGCTTGGCCAGGATCTGTTTATTTTAAAACAGCAGAGGGCGGCCGTCGCAGGATGGGATGAACGCATCTTGTCGCTCGTTCAGTCGTTCGTTCGTTAACCCGCACACAAGTCCGTCCATCATGAAGCAGGGCATCCTCGCCGCGCTCGCTCTGGCATCCGTTGCCAGGACGGAGTATGTCTGGCCGTCGCCTTACGATGAGATTGAGGATCATCTCTCTCTGCAATCGGGCTACCTGCGCAGGGGCTTCATAGATGGTCCGTCACACCGAGCTATCTGACTGATGATGCCTCCACTGGGCGTGTACGTGTTCTATCCTGTTAACACCAAATAGGCGTCATCAACtgcggcttcggcggcaaTGTCCCAGGCCGCCAAAACTCGGCCGAATGGATCCGCGCTGCCTTTCACGATATGGTAAGCTAGCTTTTAACTTTCCGTGGCGCCCCAAAGTCTTGCATCTCAAAAGACTCACAATCTCGCAGGCCACACATGATGCTACCGCCGGCactggcggccttgacgcctccatcttcttcgaGCTGGACCGTCCCGAGaacatcggcgccgccttcaacAACACCTTTGGCTTTTTCAGCAGCTTCTACTCCGTCCGTGCCTCTGCCTCTGACCTGCTGGCCATGAGCGTTCTCGTCGCCAGTTTCAGCTGCGGCGGCAACAAGATGCCCTTCCGAGCCGG from Colletotrichum higginsianum IMI 349063 chromosome 3, whole genome shotgun sequence includes the following:
- a CDS encoding NAD-dependent epimerase/dehydratase; protein product: MGDASILHMPTALIFGGNGKTARELTKILRDAETPHTIFSVIRNPDQIPDLQAIGAKPIVQDIATGSEADFIKIIQGTRPDVVVWAASGKDPKSAEAVDRDGAIRVMDALSKADVPARRYVVISALDIRDRENRPVPDWYTDADEKLSDRMWGIIGPILRAKLAADTELRVGNATRRLDYTIVRPGGLSEGPGTGKIRAGKVGTIGMIPREDVAGVIYAAIQNKKTYGLAFDILGPKDDSLTIQEAVSQVARDHEDTFEGYY
- a CDS encoding TAM domain methyltransferase — encoded protein: MSEAKDIASTAEQSSVASPSASLPFQSSIAPETANPGSSITSQTGQTNITATIAPAIDPEESDDGSSARGESVASSSISVTDSVLQYRIENGRTYHKYKDGKYSLPNDERENERLGKSTMSSFVYSTTRLVAHDGSPTRTDVQHNMFLLSFDNKLGTAPPNIRGSNVEVKRVLDVGTGTGIWAMEFGDDHPEAEVICPSFKVLGIDLSAIQPMFTPPNVKFEIDDVDEPWTYSQPFDYIHTRMMTSSIGNWKEYIQKCFDNLEPNGYLELNEIDLTPGCDDGTLKDSHALVKMARLWGDAAEHFGRPFQNNRDLVDTMADVGFVDIHAQTFKWPSNPWPRDKKHKELGYWNYDNSVAGLEAFMMAPFTRVHGWTKEEVTVFAMQVRNEMKDPTIHSYSNIWSIYGRKPERQDSTSGN
- a CDS encoding Methyltransferase domain-containing protein; translated protein: MSAANNTANAPPAVSPTAPGTNHPSFSNGDGDIIVADDFTDDDNASTNGSSLASSSTSVSSSVLSYRLENGRTYHKYKDGKYFMPNDERENDRLGKMVQKLPGKHMLIEERGVDLQHNMFIRSFNDRLGTAPPNDPGAKVGRVLDLGTGSGIWAIDFGDDNPGADVTGVDLSASQPEFVPPNVRFEIDDVEEPWTYSLPFDYIHSRMMTFSIGNWDAYLQQAFDHLNPGGYLELNETDQMPVSDDGTLKEDSALVKSIKMLEEAAIIFGRPFTDIPGLKDKMIQIGFEDVHIQRFKWPTNGWPKERKYKELGLWNYENFAPGWEAFTMAPLTRALGWTKEEVLIHVMEVRRDLADRNIHAYFSIYSIWGRKPKETPEATGATETPAT